A part of Myxococcus landrumus genomic DNA contains:
- a CDS encoding DUF4870 domain-containing protein produces METPPREQMGSYITGSPMLSQDDKTMGLVAHIGTILANFVGLGFAVPLVLMLTKGKESSFVREHAVESLNFQITVFIAGIIAAATSCLFIGLLIAPVVLIVALVFPVIAGLKANEGQAYKYPFALRLVK; encoded by the coding sequence ATGGAGACTCCACCGCGGGAGCAGATGGGTTCGTACATCACGGGATCGCCGATGCTGTCTCAAGACGACAAGACGATGGGCCTTGTCGCTCACATCGGCACCATCCTCGCCAACTTCGTGGGACTGGGATTCGCGGTTCCGCTCGTGCTGATGCTGACGAAGGGCAAGGAGTCCTCCTTCGTCCGTGAGCACGCGGTGGAGTCGCTGAACTTCCAGATCACGGTCTTCATCGCGGGCATCATCGCCGCGGCGACGAGCTGCCTCTTCATCGGCCTCCTCATCGCGCCCGTGGTCCTCATCGTGGCGCTGGTGTTCCCCGTCATCGCCGGGCTGAAGGCGAATGAGGGTCAGGCGTACAAGTATCCGTTCGCCCTTCGGCTGGTGAAGTAA